The stretch of DNA TGTTACTGTATGGTACAATTCAACCTACAAGGATAACACTAATTTGGCCCCTACAACATTGTTGCGAATTCCTCGTTCGGTAAATCTGGTATATATCTAAAACCAGTTATATAATTTAAATGGTAGAAGTTGGTAAAACTATGATCATGTGTCTTTCTTTATCTGGATTTTGCAAGATCATACATAGTGACTGATAACTAGCATCATTATGCATGCAGATATCGAATGCGTACTTGCAGTTTCTGCGTGGACCTGGTACGAAAATGATATTTGAGTTTGTAAAGGAAATGCCAAAACCTGAGACCCCATTTAGGATTGAGATAGCTTCTCTCCTTGGCAGTTTGTTCTTTACATGGGTCGTCCTGCAGCTTTTTCCAGTAAGTGCAGAAATATCTGAACAAATATATCAGAGAGTCAATATCTAACATCCAATACAAACACAAGAGAATATATATGTTTTACTGCATTTGTCTGTTCAACATGAGTAAGGTCTATATGCAATTTATGTAGGTTGTTCTAACATCACTGGTTTATGAGAAGCAACACAAATTAAGAATCATGATGAAGATGCATGGTCTTGGAGATGGGCCATATTGGACTATTTCATATGGTTATTTTCTTGCCTTATCAATGATTTACATGTCGTGTTTTGTGATATTTGGCTCAATCTTAGGTAAGGATATAACTATTTAAGTTTTAACAGTCTGTTCTTGCCATTCTCCTATTCTGTCTAATGCTGCTGACTTCATTTTCAGGATTTAAATTCTTCACCTTGAATGACTACAGCATCCAGTTCGTGTTCTATTTCATCTATATAAACTTACAAATTTCACTGGCATTTCTGTTAGCTTCCTTTTTTTCGAATGTTAAGACTGCTACAGGTTTGTTGATAGCTACTTCAAGTTGTTCATACTAATCGGGGTGTCTATATTTTCTTTCCTCAGATCTAATTACTAACTTATGTTTTTGATATTTGCAGTAACTGCATATATAGGCGTCTTTGGGACCGGGCTATTAGCCTGCTTTCTTTTCCAATTTTTAGTTCAAGATACATCGTTTTCAAGTAAGTTATATGACTGAAGAATGATACCATTCTGAGTTTCAAGATATTTGCCTTTGTTGGTTGTTTCTAACATTCTGACCTGTTATTTCCTATTGCTATTTCTGAAGGAGGATGGATCATTTGTATGGAGTTGTATCCCGGGTTTGCTTTATATCGTGGGTTATATGAGTTTTCACAGTCTGCCTCCGGTGGCAATAATTGGGAGACTGATGGTATGCAGTGGAAGGATCTGAATGACGGCGTCAATGGCATGAAAGAGGTCTTAATTATCATGTTTGCTGAGTGGATAGTAGTACTTTTTGTTGCTTATTACATTGATCAAGTATCGTCAACAGGAAGTGGAAAAAGTCCTTTATTCTTCTTGAAAGGATTTCAGAAAAAATCTCTACCATCATCGAAGAAGCTCAATATTCAAAGGCAAGGTTCAAAAGTTTTCGCTCAGATGGAGAAACCCGATGTCATTCAAGAGGTGAGCTTTATGCTTATACTATTGAATAAATGTAACTCTCCTTTCAGTCACAATCTTTTCCTTTTTTCGAACATCAgttttgtattataaaaataattatcgCCAAGGTATGATTTTTACTTCAATAGAGACACTCCTGTGGGGTTCTTAAAGAGGATTTTTAACTTTAAGAACCACTTCTTAGCATATTCAGCATTGAAGATGAATGAATTGGTTTTCCACTCGTGGCTTACTTGCATGGATAATGTTTAAatgctttgtttgttttgtcTTAAGAGGGAGATGGTGGAGCAGCTGCTACATGAACCAACCATTAATCATGCCATTGTCTGTGACAACCTAAAAAAATTCTATCCAGGAAGGGATGGAAATCCAGGGAAATTTGCAGTGAGAGAATTGTTCCTTGCGGTGCCTCGAGGAGAATGCTTCGGTATGCTTGGTCCAAATGGTGCTGGGAAGAGTTCTTTTATCAGTATGGTCAGTTAAAGTTGATTTTGTTCATTATCTTTAATTTTCAGCTTATGGACCTCTTATATGCTCTTCGTTGAACTCTACATCATGTTTCATTCTTTGAATGGTTTTATGCTTAGTTTATAAATCTAATCAACTTATGTGTGCTTATAGATGATCGGTCTCACAAAGCCAACATCTGGTGCGGCATATATCCAAGGCCTAGACATAAGAAATCATATGGATGGAATATATACTAGCATGGGAGTTTGCCCACAACATGAGTAAGCTGAAATTTCccacaatttatatgtttttcctgaaatcaaattttgtttcaattgaAAGAAGTTTCAACGTACTATAGCTTGCTGTGGGAAAGCTTGACAGGTAGAGAGCACCTAATTTTTTATGGAAGACTTAAAAATCTTACAGGTTCAATCTTGACTGAAGTAAGTTCATTCGACAGGAATTCTTACTGTTATCGATTATTATCGGTGTGTTAGGAGTCTAATTATGTTAGGAGTTTATGTTATAACTAGGCAGTAGAAGAATCTTTGAAGAATTTAAACCTTTTCCGCGGAGGGGTTGCGGATAAGCAAGCTGGAAAATACAGTGGAGGGATGAAGAGGAGGCTTAGTGTTGCAATTTCATTGATTGGGGACCCCaaagtttgtttttgttttcaacccaatttgatcttttttttctttctctttcctAAGAAAGAAAgatttaaattttcttattctGTAAATGCTAATTCAAATTTAGGTTGTTTATATGGATGAGCCAAGTACTGGATTAGACCCTGCTTCAAGGAGATGCCTTTGGAATGTTATCAAGCTTGCGAAACGGGATCGTGCAATCGTTTTAACCAGTATTCTCTCACACTTTAATGGATTTTGTAGCACTATATATTCTGCTTCTTGATTGATAAATCTTGGTTTTATGCTTTCAGCACATTCAATGGAAGAGGCAGAAGCTTTATGTGATCGATTAGGTATATTCGTAAATGGTGGCTTGCAGTGCGTAGGAAATCCAAAAGAGGTACATTGCTCCAGTGATATGCTTTATCAACATGTATTTCTAAATGAAACTGTTAAATGTATTTGCATATAAATTGTTAATTTACGGATCCGAATTGTTGGTTTATTGATCTGGAGTCCCTGTAGCATGGATCACATGCATCCATGTAGTCAGCACCGTTGTTCCACATATCTTGATTGGATGACTTGGATTTTGAGCTCAGTAAATAAggtgtaaaaatatttgtaatGCTCACTTGAAATTTGAGCCAGTCAATCTTGATCGAACTGTGTCGTGCTGACTACAAGAACGGAGGAATCCTTAACTGCAGGAACTAATATAGGCTTAAAAATATCGATTGTAAAAGTCATCTTCGGACCGTTAAAATATCGACGGCAGGAACTAATCATGGTAGTCAATCCCGGGCGATCCCAGTGGGATCCCGGTGGAGCAGAGCGGAGCGGAGCTCTGCCGGGACGGGATGGAGCGGCGCAGCTAAGCTTCTCGGTGGGATCCCAGCAGGTTCCCAGTGGACCGGAGCGGAGCGGGTCCCGGGTTGCCATCCCGGGTTAGGACtgagattttgttttcatgGGTTTTAAAGGCCATTTTTGAAATCTCACTCATTTtagtaagggtaaaattggttttttacctttaaaactGTTACTTACTCCTAACTAAACCCTAGCCAcaattcattctttctctcacgCTATCGTACTATCTTCTCTCACTCTCAAGATCCATacttcttcaaccttcatctgctgtttcttcttcaaccttcatctgttgtttcttcttcaacctcgGATGATTAGACTTAGACTTTGATGATGAACtcgagttttaatttttagttactttattaatctaagtgttggagacttgacttttgcttatttattttgcttgacttttgttggtaatttttagttactttatgatgaagaatgtgttttttttttttttttgacaaagatgaagaaggTGTTGTAGACTTGagatttatgtttttaatttttaatttatgaatgttttatgaattttgagatgtttgtttaattttacattaattatatggttatagtattatttatgtaatttataaataaataaaaaataatagcggCATCCCGGCCATCCCGCTATCCCAGTTTTGGGGCTGGCAGCTCCGCTCCGGGATCCGGGATTAACTACTATGGAACTAATATTGTAAATGTATGCAAGTTTGAACGCGACTTTAAAAAGCCAAGCTGATTGCAAAAACTTCCACCGTTTTGTTGTAGCTGAAAGCCAGACATGGAGGAACTTATGTGTTCACAATGACAACATCTTCGGATCACGAGAAGGACGTGGAGAACATGGTACAACAGCTCACGCCAAACGGCAACAAAATATACCGTCTCTTTGGTACGCAGAAATTTGAATTGCCAAAAGACGATGTAAAAATAGCGAATGTATTCGAAGCTGTTGAAGTTGCAAAAAGAAACTTTACTGTTTTTGCATGGGGTTTAGCTGATACCACACTGGAAGATGTCTTCATCAAAGTAGTACGTGAGGCTCAGGCATTTGATACCTTTTCATAATGTATATGCAATGTTAAAGTAATTATCTCACATGAATAATAGTAAACTTGTAATTctagtgattttttttgaataaattaattcTCTTGATTTAGTGAACAAATTCTTAATTACTTCCTCCTTCTTTAATTATAAGATCCTTTTCACTTTTTTATTATCTCTTAATACAAGATTTTATCAAAATTCTACATCCAATTAATGACTTATTTACAAGAGGTACATTTAAGGAAAATTATGATTCTGATTTTTTGTTGCGATTAAAACAATCTTTtgttatgtaattttttttttatggtatttAAATACCGAGaaactttactttttagattcattgaaaatctaatgtatcttaCCTATAATatgaactaaatacattaaattctcaatgaatctacaAATTAAAGtttatcttatattaaagaccggaggaagtatgagtttaattgttgtgcactgtcagtGTCAAGATTCTTTATACATGCATCTAATGATGTTTTGCCACATTATTTGACGAACGTGACACattatgtgtatttttaaatatcattCGGTGacaatgtatataaattaaattctttaaatATCGATGAGTCGTCATCATTTATTAATGTCAAACAAGAAATAAATTGTCATTACCGAAGTGATAATGATTATACCAATAATATAAACTCCTATATATACTTAACACTTAACACTTTAAGAAAACCAAGAGCCGTAAAACATGGTACTAAATCCTTCCAGCTTCTGGACTCAAGCAAACGCGCTTTTCAGAAAGAGCTTAACCTTCCAGGTACGTAATTGACAATCCATTgttcataattcataattcaattatttaGTTCACTGAATGTGTTTTTTCATGCAATTGCATGTAAACGCTGTAACAGAAACGGAACGTGAAGACCAACGTTCGACTAATTCTATTCCCATTGATTCTTTGCGTTTTATTGGCTCTTCTTCAACATTTCATCGATACTCAATTGAATACACCTGACTTCAAATGCGGTTGCGTATGTCCCAATCAGAGAGAAACCTGTGATGATTCAGAGAAGCTTTGTGGGATTCAATATTCCGATGAAACTCAAGCTACTTTCTGTAAAATCCCTAATCCACCTGAATGGCCTCCTCTCTTGCAACTTCAATACGTGTACTGCAAGGAAAACCAGTCTTGTCCTTTTAACATGCTTTTTACAGCGGAAAATCGGTCCTTTGCACAGAGTATAGCTTTTccttttgattattattattatattttttatttcaattgcaAGTAATTTTGATAACCTGTGATTTTAAATTGCGGCTGcggtttgatttgctaaaaaataagcgaCTGGACAACTGAGAACTTCAGTTGTAGGCAAATTGAAGAGTTAGAGGCTTTAAGCAACTAATTGCAACTAATTGTTTAATATCTTAAGAGTTTGTCTTATGTTGCtctattttgtgttattttgtCTGGTATTTATCTTTTGCAAATCGAATGAACCCTTTGTGTTtgcggaccgcaatttaaaaccatgtttGAATGTATATGATCAATTTTTTGTACTTCGTCTTGTTTGTTTGCCTCATGTTTACTTGTCTTTTCTTTGCACAGTTGTGTCTGACAATATGTTCCCAAGTGCACTCACTGTGAATTCCTCTGATATCATGGCTAGTTTGGCATCAAATGTGCTGGTGagtttcttttatgttttttgcaAATTTGAAGTGTTTATTTGTCTGTTtagaattttaatattatttgttggtctatttatttttgtggattttgatgttgttgttgcaACTGTGAAAATAATACAGGGATCTGAATCATCGGCTGGGACCGACAGTTTTCTTGATTCTGGTTTCACTTCGGCTCTTCCAGTTTATTATCTACAAACTCAGTGCCCTCAGAACAACTCTGGATTCTCATTTCCCTACCAGATAGAAGGCATAAATTTCGAGCAAGGTATGTCATGTATGATAACAGACATCAAATCGAACCAAAAGGTGTTGCTGTGCATGCACACAGTTATTTTATAATGGAAATTGACAATCCAATCAGCCATTCTTGATGTTCCCACGAGTCATGTAGACACAGACAGGACTGAATGTATTTATATGGAAATATGTCCTTATGGCTGTGCAATTCTCGACTATTGCTGGTTGCAAATGATAtataaaatttggatttttgtaATTGTTAATGATTGAATTAATGaattattgaatttatttcCACTTGATATAGACATCAGATGTGGTCAGGGTATAAACTTTTGGCGTAACAGTTCTGATGATATCAACAATGAGTTATATCAAATTTATGAAAGAAATAACTCCGAAGGAAGGATCAATGAGATATTTTCAGGTACTTTTATCATTATGTTTCAACATACATAATGTGGGAAAGATgatactcatttttatacatTGTTTGACATTTGGCAGCTGTTGATTTTCTAAATTCAAATGACGATGTATTTGATGTCACTGTATGGTACATGCCAACCAGCATCTGGGCTGAAAATAAATTGTCGAGAGTTCCTCGTTCTGTAAATCTGGTATATATATCTAAAACCTGTGCTATGAATTTATCaactttttaattatatataaatattaagtcAAAGCATGTAGTTTATTCATTATCATAGGAATATATTTGAACTAGCAAGAAAACATGCTTAATTATTacaatttccaaaatatataatttgaatgGAAAAATTTAGAGAAACTATGATCAAGATCTTAACACTAGATTGCAAATCTTAACACTAACTGCATCAGTAAATTTTACTTAacataatgataataatttccCATGTATATATTTTCCCACTTTGCTAACAAGTGCCCtggggcactggttagcatttgcctataaaaaaaatgagtcTTTCTTTATCTGAATCTTTGAAGATAATAGTGACTGATATCTTGCATCATTATGCATGCAGATATCAAATGCCTACTTGCAGTTTCTGCATGGACCTGGTACCAAAATGTTATTTGAGTTTGTAAAGGAAATGCCAAAATCTGAGACTGCGTATAGGCTCGAGATAGCTTCTCTCCTGGGCGGTCTGTTCTTTACATGGGTCATCCTTCAACTCTTTCCGGTAAGTGCAGAGATATCTGAACAGCAAGAATAGGTAGCTCTtgaccaattttaattttttaaattgctGTGGTAATATTCTCGCCTGTCCCTAAATCACCTTTATATGTCTGTAACCATGATGTAAGTTATTGAAAGGGAAAAAGTAAGAGAATACAAGAGGCATATGGTGAAAAGCGTGTGTATCAAGAGTATCACGGACATTCTATTATATAGCCAATTCTACAATTAAGAGCATTAATTAAAAAAGGAATGTGGACTATGGAATATGGTATGCTAAAAATAATCTAGGATACTCTAGAGTATATTTACAAATTTATTcctatattaaataaataatattaaatgtcAACATAAGTAAACTTCGTTTTTGGATTTTCTGCTCACGGAACAATACACGATTCAAATTCAACAATTGTATCTAATATCCGATAATGCAAAACAACATAATAGATGTTATAGTGTATTTATCAGTTCAACAAGTGTAAGCTCTATGTGCATTTTATGTAGGTTGTTCTGACATCACTGGTTTATGAGAAGCAACACAAATTAAGAATCATGATGAAGATGCACGGTCTTGGTGATGGGCCATATTGGATGATTACATATGGTTATTTTCTTGTATTATCAGTGATCTACATGTTGTGCTTTGTGATATTCGGCTCAGTCTTGGGTAAGAATATTACCATTTAACTCTCGGTTCTTGGCATTTTCACATTCTGTCTGATGCTGTTTACTTCATTTTCAGGATTAAAATTCTTCACCATGAATGACTACAGGATCCAATTCGTGTTTTATTTCATCTATATAAACTTACAAATATCACTGGCATTTATGTTGTCTTCTGTTTTTTCAAATGTTAAGACTGCTACAGGTTTGTTGATAGCTACTTCAAGTTGTTCATAATAATGGGTGTACTAATATTTCCATTTCTCGTATCTCATTATTGACTTGTGTTTTTTATATTTGCAGTAAGCGCATATATTGGCGTCTTTGGAACCGGGCTATTAGGCGGATTTCTTTTCGACTATTTTCTTCAAGATTCATCATTTCCAAGTAAGTTATATGGCCAAATGCACCCACATTTACTATTAATTAACCCAAACACCAGCATTTTTTAGTTCAAATCCAAATCCCATTGAGCTTAATCTTGTTAAAGATGCCTTCAACATCCTTGGTATGTAGGTCCTTGCTTCTCTTGGTGCAATCCCAAAACACGGTGGGATAAATTTATGGAATCctcaataaattaaatgggaTTCCTTTCCTTTAATGGAAAGAAGTAAATCTAGATAGAACAATAATCTTCACATaaaccacaaaaacaaaattactttCCAAATTTCCAACGCATTATAGAGATAGAACAGCTACTAAAACATTATTGCCAAATGCTACCAAACACGACTGACAGGAACTCTCAAGTCTCGCTCCAGACATGATTGTTTGAGATCGACATTCTAGTCGTTGTCTAGTTCTGAGCTTGAAAGGTGTCTTGAGAGTCACATCAACTAGAGATATGGCACAGGCAGTGCTTATAAGGTTTAAGTAGCCTCACCTTATATGGACCAGGAAATAGAAAAAAGTGGATGAGAAGCACCCCGTATGGATATGGGCAAGGAAATAGAAAAAGAGGACGAGTAGCACCCTGAAGATTAAGAAACACCAAAAGATTTTAATTCTTCTGTGCTTATGATACAAAGTAGCCATTTAAGCTTTTATAGCTTATCAATTGTCATTTACAAATTCAGAATTATTTGAGTCTCTTATATGGATCACAGGCCTCTTCTGTCAGCTTTTAACCTTATATAGAGTGTTGATTTCCTATGCTATTTCTGCAGGAAAATGGATCATTTGTATGGAGTTGTATCCCGGGTTTGCTTTATATCGTGGATTATGGGAGTTTGCACAGTCTGCCATCACAGGCAATGATTCGGGGACTGATGGTATGCGGTGGCCGGATCTGAGCGATAGTACAAATGGAATGAAAGAGGTCTTAATTATCATGTTTGTTGAGTGGACAGTATTTCTTTTTGTTGCTTATTACATCGACCAAGTATTATCGACAGGAAGTGGAAAAAGTCCTCTTTTCTTCTTAAAAAGATTTCAGAAAAAACATCTTTCATCATTCAAGAAGCTAAGTATTCAAAGGCAGGGGTCAAAAGTTTTGGCTCACACGGGGAAACCTGATGTCATCCAAGAGGTTAGAATTATGTGTATTAAATAAATGTACTCTTACTATATGTTAACCTAATGGATTAAAAATTTAAGATAGCTAATGTCTTTCGAGGGGATCATTTCATGAActgattttataaattaatgtCATGATGCCACTTCAGCGTGGAGTATTAGCATGGTTTACAAAACATCAATGACTTAGGACAGCTAGGGTGTTGAACTTTAATTACGTATGGATTCTACTAGAGAATCAAATAACTTTTCTTCCGGCCACAATTTTCCTTTTTTCGAACATcagttttttattataaaacaattaacatcaagttcttttactTCAATAGATAAATCCCAGTGGGGTTTTCTTAAGGTGGATTTTTAACTTAGTTCCTAACATATTCAGAATTGGAGATGAATGAATTGGTTTGCCACGTGTGGCTTTCTTACATGCAAAATGTATTAAATGCTTTCTTCTTTTTGTCTTAAGAGGGAGAAGGTGGAGCAGCTTCTACTTGAGCCAACCATTAACCATGCAATTGTTTGCGATGACCTAAAAAAATTCTATCCAGGAAGAGATGGAAATCCAGGGAAATTTGCTGTGAAAGAATTGTTCCTTGCTGTGCCTCGAGGGGAATGCTTCGGTATGCTTGGTCCTAATGGGGCTGGGAAGACTTCTTTTATCAGCATGGTGagttaaaagatgattttgttcAATATATCTAAACGTTTGGTAAATTTCACgtgtcctttcctgccacaaaaaaagatttaaagaGCGTTTTCAAGCTTTTTCTTCCCACATAAGAGAAAGGaataagtttctttttttttccttttataatGAAAGGAACCTCTGATATTTACTTCAGTATGTTGGGAAATTCTACTATGTTTTAACGAATCATGTGTCATCCTTTGAATGGTTTTCTCCTTAATTGATAATTCTAATCAGCATAAACATGTATTTATAGATGATTGGTCTTACAAAGCCAACATCAGGTGCGGCATATGTTCAAGGCCTGGACATAAGAAGTCATATGGATGCAATATATACTAGCATGGGTGTATGCCCACAGCATGAGTAAGCTGAAATTTCCTCCAATGTTTATGTTTTTCCTGAAATCAAATTTGTAATAATTGAAagaaatttctaatttttctcTCTCGTGATACTATAGCTTGCTGTGGGAAAGCTTGACAGGTAGAGAGCACCTACTTTTTTATGGAAGACTTAAAAATCTTAAGGGTTCAGCCTTGACTCAAGTAAGTTCATTCCACAGGAATTCTTACTGTTTGAAATATTAAGATTATTATCATTGTGTTAAGAGTGTTAAGTATAGATAGGTGTTTTAGGTTACTTAGAGCAATGAAACTAGAACATTGGTATTTCATATTTCTTGTGCGATATTTCGTAATTCTTGTACTGTAACTATTTAGCTTCCATTCTATTGTTACAGGCAGTAGAAGAATCTTTGAAGAATTTAAACCTTTTCCATGGAGGGGTTGCTGATAAAAAAGCTGGAAAATACAGTGGAGGGATGAAGAGGAGGCTCAGTGTTGCAATTTCATTGATTGGGGACCCCaaagtttgtttttgtttcaacccaatttggtcatttttttctttttcattttttaataaaaaggaaGATTCAAGTCTTCGAATTTTCATAAACGCCAATTCAAATTTAGGTTGTTTATATGGATGAGCCAAGTACTGGATTAGACCCTGCTTCAAGGAAATGCCTATGGAATGTTATCAGGCTTGCAAAACGGGATCGTGCAATCATTCTTACCAGTAATCTCACACACTCTTTCATGGATTTTGTAGCACTATATTCTACCTCTAGTTTATGCTTTAGATATTTTGGCTTGTTttatatttctctctctctctctctctctctctctctctctctctctctctctctctctctctctctcgtatAGATTGATAAATCTGTGTTTTATGCTTCAGCACATTCTATGGAAGAGGCAGAGGCGCTATGTGATCGATTAGGAATTTTTGTAGATGGTAGTTTGCAATGCATAGGAAATCCAAAGGAGGTACGCTGCTCACGTGATATGCTTTATCAAAATgtatttgaaaatgaaaatgttaaATGGATTTGTGTATAAACTGTTAATTTACAgaaccaaattataaatttactGATTCGGATTGCCTGTGGTCAAGTATAACACACATTCATCAGCTCAGCACCGTCAGATCTTGATTGGATTGTTCAAATTTTGAActtaaaaatgtttaaaaataattgaaatgcTCACTCAAATTTTGAGCCAATCGATCCAGATCTAACTGAATCGTGCTGACCGCGCAAGTGTAGGAATCCTTAACTGAAAATATAGATTGGAAAAGAcaattttttcattattatatgtttaatgtATGCAAGTTTGAATGTAACTTAAAAAATCCAAGCtgatcacacacacacacggctctgataccaactagAAAGTGCAAATCTAAACCATGTATTTTTACgaacaaaaatttaaacaatgTATTGTTTGACATTTTTTTCTACTTCTGTTGTTTTGTCATAGCTGAAAGGCAGATATGGAGGAACCTATGTGTTCACAATGACAACATCTTCAGATCACGAGAAGGATGTGGAGAACATGGTACGACAGCTCACCCCAAATGCCAACAAGATATACCATCTCTCAGGCACCCAGAAATTTGAGCTGCCAAAAGAGGATGTTAAAATAGCGAATGTATTCCAAGCTGTTGAAGTTGCAAAAAGAAACTTCACTGTTTTTGCATGGGGTTTAGCTG from Trifolium pratense cultivar HEN17-A07 linkage group LG5, ARS_RC_1.1, whole genome shotgun sequence encodes:
- the LOC123884448 gene encoding ABC transporter A family member 7-like, giving the protein MVNSAPVTFRTQANALIRKNLTFQKRNVKTNIRLILFPMIICVLLVLVQSLIDIELDKSKYKCGCICVNNKTRCDDSEKVCGVQYSDQIQVETCAVPNPPEWPPLLQLPAVSCKTTASCSFTMLFTANNHSFGQSVSKNMFPSALTMNYSDNMASLAPNVLGSESMTEVNNLHEPAFTLELPIYYLQTQCPQNNSGFSFPYQIAATTEHQEIKCAQGIHSWRNSSSEIDTDLYKGYHRGNSEGRINEIFSAFDFLNSNGDEFNVTVWYNSTYKDNTNLAPTTLLRIPRSVNLISNAYLQFLRGPGTKMIFEFVKEMPKPETPFRIEIASLLGSLFFTWVVLQLFPVVLTSLVYEKQHKLRIMMKMHGLGDGPYWTISYGYFLALSMIYMSCFVIFGSILGFKFFTLNDYSIQFVFYFIYINLQISLAFLLASFFSNVKTATVTAYIGVFGTGLLACFLFQFLVQDTSFSRGWIICMELYPGFALYRGLYEFSQSASGGNNWETDGMQWKDLNDGVNGMKEVLIIMFAEWIVVLFVAYYIDQVSSTGSGKSPLFFLKGFQKKSLPSSKKLNIQRQGSKVFAQMEKPDVIQEREMVEQLLHEPTINHAIVCDNLKKFYPGRDGNPGKFAVRELFLAVPRGECFGMLGPNGAGKSSFISMMIGLTKPTSGAAYIQGLDIRNHMDGIYTSMGVCPQHDLLWESLTGREHLIFYGRLKNLTGSILTEAVEESLKNLNLFRGGVADKQAGKYSGGMKRRLSVAISLIGDPKVVYMDEPSTGLDPASRRCLWNVIKLAKRDRAIVLTTHSMEEAEALCDRLGIFVNGGLQCVGNPKELKARHGGTYVFTMTTSSDHEKDVENMVQQLTPNGNKIYRLFGTQKFELPKDDVKIANVFEAVEVAKRNFTVFAWGLADTTLEDVFIKVVREAQAFDTFS
- the LOC123884447 gene encoding ABC transporter A family member 7-like isoform X2, which encodes MVLNPSSFWTQANALFRKSLTFQKRNVKTNVRLILFPLILCVLLALLQHFIDTQLNTPDFKCGCVCPNQRETCDDSEKLCGIQYSDETQATFCKIPNPPEWPPLLQLQYVYCKENQSCPFNMLFTAENRSFAQIVSDNMFPSALTVNSSDIMASLASNVLGSESSAGTDSFLDSGFTSALPVYYLQTQCPQNNSGFSFPYQIEGINFEQDIRCGQGINFWRNSSDDINNELYQIYERNNSEGRINEIFSAVDFLNSNDDVFDVTVWYMPTSIWAENKLSRVPRSVNLVVLTSLVYEKQHKLRIMMKMHGLGDGPYWMITYGYFLVLSVIYMLCFVIFGSVLGLKFFTMNDYRIQFVFYFIYINLQISLAFMLSSVFSNVKTATVSAYIGVFGTGLLGGFLFDYFLQDSSFPRKWIICMELYPGFALYRGLWEFAQSAITGNDSGTDGMRWPDLSDSTNGMKEVLIIMFVEWTVFLFVAYYIDQVLSTGSGKSPLFFLKRFQKKHLSSFKKLSIQRQGSKVLAHTGKPDVIQEREKVEQLLLEPTINHAIVCDDLKKFYPGRDGNPGKFAVKELFLAVPRGECFGMLGPNGAGKTSFISMMIGLTKPTSGAAYVQGLDIRSHMDAIYTSMGVCPQHDLLWESLTGREHLLFYGRLKNLKGSALTQAVEESLKNLNLFHGGVADKKAGKYSGGMKRRLSVAISLIGDPKVVYMDEPSTGLDPASRKCLWNVIRLAKRDRAIILTTHSMEEAEALCDRLGIFVDGSLQCIGNPKELKGRYGGTYVFTMTTSSDHEKDVENMVRQLTPNANKIYHLSGTQKFELPKEDVKIANVFQAVEVAKRNFTVFAWGLADTTLEDVFIKVARHAQAFETLS
- the LOC123884447 gene encoding ABC transporter A family member 7-like isoform X1; protein product: MVLNPSSFWTQANALFRKSLTFQKRNVKTNVRLILFPLILCVLLALLQHFIDTQLNTPDFKCGCVCPNQRETCDDSEKLCGIQYSDETQATFCKIPNPPEWPPLLQLQYVYCKENQSCPFNMLFTAENRSFAQIVSDNMFPSALTVNSSDIMASLASNVLGSESSAGTDSFLDSGFTSALPVYYLQTQCPQNNSGFSFPYQIEGINFEQDIRCGQGINFWRNSSDDINNELYQIYERNNSEGRINEIFSAVDFLNSNDDVFDVTVWYMPTSIWAENKLSRVPRSVNLISNAYLQFLHGPGTKMLFEFVKEMPKSETAYRLEIASLLGGLFFTWVILQLFPVVLTSLVYEKQHKLRIMMKMHGLGDGPYWMITYGYFLVLSVIYMLCFVIFGSVLGLKFFTMNDYRIQFVFYFIYINLQISLAFMLSSVFSNVKTATVSAYIGVFGTGLLGGFLFDYFLQDSSFPRKWIICMELYPGFALYRGLWEFAQSAITGNDSGTDGMRWPDLSDSTNGMKEVLIIMFVEWTVFLFVAYYIDQVLSTGSGKSPLFFLKRFQKKHLSSFKKLSIQRQGSKVLAHTGKPDVIQEREKVEQLLLEPTINHAIVCDDLKKFYPGRDGNPGKFAVKELFLAVPRGECFGMLGPNGAGKTSFISMMIGLTKPTSGAAYVQGLDIRSHMDAIYTSMGVCPQHDLLWESLTGREHLLFYGRLKNLKGSALTQAVEESLKNLNLFHGGVADKKAGKYSGGMKRRLSVAISLIGDPKVVYMDEPSTGLDPASRKCLWNVIRLAKRDRAIILTTHSMEEAEALCDRLGIFVDGSLQCIGNPKELKGRYGGTYVFTMTTSSDHEKDVENMVRQLTPNANKIYHLSGTQKFELPKEDVKIANVFQAVEVAKRNFTVFAWGLADTTLEDVFIKVARHAQAFETLS